A single window of Archangium gephyra DNA harbors:
- a CDS encoding HEAT repeat domain-containing protein, with product MTRTSFRTRTLLLALTLCPLLPGVASAQVVAPGPQLQGERCSVEGLMDSIRNGLKSNSEAYKKYMKTLLRESAVTLPDGELRAAFERETDPVMAEHLAAAMVARTERGADPEAIKAVAKRALEERDPAVRAATVRSMRRTSALESTDGAYEKLVRDASPEVRQEAATNIVEDIQQVYAGFHGPASDAAVSAAAAATDPKVTSKILGNMDTQKISAESAGKIQSLLRSEDAEVRKAAALALGGVPAEQMASARQSVLAMYRDETDAGVRKALLQSIAQLGFIGAIPELQRLRSTDPSLAPEIDAWIRVLSLDLQEWNLILREKQRLQQVP from the coding sequence ATGACACGCACATCCTTCCGCACCCGCACCCTCCTGCTCGCGCTCACGCTCTGCCCGCTGCTGCCTGGCGTGGCTTCCGCCCAGGTGGTGGCCCCCGGCCCCCAGCTCCAGGGCGAGCGCTGCTCGGTCGAGGGGTTGATGGACTCCATCCGCAACGGGCTCAAGTCGAACTCCGAGGCCTACAAGAAGTACATGAAGACGCTGCTGCGCGAGTCCGCCGTCACCCTGCCGGACGGCGAGCTGCGGGCCGCCTTCGAGCGGGAGACGGACCCCGTCATGGCCGAGCACCTGGCGGCCGCCATGGTGGCGCGCACCGAGCGCGGGGCGGACCCCGAGGCCATCAAGGCCGTGGCGAAGCGGGCCCTGGAGGAGAGAGACCCGGCCGTGCGCGCCGCCACCGTGCGCTCCATGCGGCGCACCAGCGCCCTGGAGAGCACGGACGGCGCGTACGAGAAGCTGGTGCGTGACGCCTCCCCCGAGGTGCGCCAGGAAGCCGCGACGAACATCGTCGAGGACATCCAGCAGGTCTACGCGGGCTTCCACGGCCCGGCCTCGGACGCCGCCGTGTCGGCCGCGGCCGCCGCCACCGACCCCAAGGTGACGTCGAAGATCCTCGGCAACATGGACACCCAGAAGATCAGCGCCGAGTCGGCCGGGAAGATCCAATCCCTGCTGCGCAGCGAGGATGCCGAGGTGCGCAAGGCGGCGGCGCTCGCGTTGGGCGGAGTGCCCGCGGAGCAGATGGCCAGCGCCCGGCAGTCCGTGCTCGCCATGTACCGCGACGAGACGGATGCCGGCGTGCGCAAGGCGCTCCTCCAGAGCATCGCCCAGCTGGGCTTCATTGGAGCGATTCCCGAGCTGCAACGGCTGCGGAGCACCGACCCCAGCCTGGCGCCGGAGATCGACGCGTGGATTCGAGTTCTCAGTCTGGACCTTCAGGAGTGGAACCTGATCCTGAGGGAGAAGCAGCGGCTGCAACAGGTTCCGTAG
- the fdh gene encoding formate dehydrogenase, with protein MGLFDLFSRWPLLRQLRNKDSTALGETAMSGRSLTLAPRTVQADQVVRSVCPYCAVGCGQKVYVKDGRILDIEGDEDSPISRGRLCPKGAATFQLVTGSHRVTDVLYRRPRSMQWERIPLHKALDMIAERVKQARDSTWESHNDKGEAVNRTRGIAHLGGATLDNEENYLIKKLFTAGLGIVQVENQARIUHSSTVPGLGISFGRGGATTFQQDLANADCIVIMGSNMAECHPVGFQWVMEARERGATLIHVDPRFTRTSAMADVHVPIRPGSDIAFLGGLIHYILENERYFHDYVVHYTNAPAILREDFQDAEDLDGLFSGYDPETGKYGPHTWQYEDMDGVVPAAGHKELFSEPGAGGHGKVRGKHITEVPRDKTLQHPRCVFQVLKRHYARYTPDVVSRICGVPRELFLKVAQTLCDNSGRERTSAFCYAVGWTQHSVGVQYIRAAAIVQLLLGNIGRPGGGIMALRGHASIQGSSDIPTLYNLLPGYIPMPHAPDAQRLDKYLHNNESASGWWSQFPKYVVSLLKAYYGDAATKKNEWGFHWIPKLTGDHSHMTTVANMADGQVKGYFVMGENPVVGSMNGALQRKGLQKLEWLVVSDLTLTETAEFWRTAPEVVRGDVRPQDIQTEVFFIPAAAHTEKEGTFTNTQRLLQWRHKAVESPGEARSDLSFIFELGRRLKKLYADSKEEKDRPIQALTWDYPTKGPREEPDAEAVLKEINGYTVADGKLLPGFAELKDDGSTASGCWLYSGCFADGVNQTARRKPGREQTWVASEWGWAWPANRRILYNRASADPEGRPWSERKKYVWWDARQGRWTGEDVPDFIADRPPSYRAKKGDQGLDVISGDDPFIMQADGKGWLFAPSGMMDGPLPTHYEPLESPVPNFLYGQQCNPARHEWRRKDNPMHRAWGDPRYPYVVTTYRLTEHHTAGGMSRWLSWLSELQPEMFVEVSPELAEEAGLENGGWCTVYTARGEVECRVLVTERIRPLELDGRRVHQVGLPYHWGYTGRVHGDSTNDLIGFTADPNVSIQESKAFTCNLLPGKRSQDRRAAFGWEPWPLPPGVVETPRDLEGVGPPEQPPQDKE; from the coding sequence TTGGGACTCTTCGACCTGTTCTCTCGCTGGCCGCTCCTCCGTCAGCTCCGGAACAAGGACTCCACCGCGCTCGGTGAGACGGCGATGTCCGGGCGCAGCCTCACGCTCGCGCCGCGCACCGTCCAGGCCGACCAGGTCGTCCGCTCCGTGTGCCCCTACTGCGCCGTGGGCTGCGGGCAGAAGGTCTACGTCAAGGACGGCAGGATTCTCGACATCGAGGGAGATGAGGACTCGCCCATCTCCCGCGGCCGGCTGTGCCCCAAGGGCGCCGCCACCTTCCAGCTCGTCACCGGCAGCCACCGCGTGACGGACGTGCTCTACCGGCGGCCCCGCTCCATGCAGTGGGAGCGCATCCCGCTGCACAAGGCGCTCGACATGATCGCCGAGCGCGTGAAGCAGGCGCGTGACTCCACCTGGGAGTCGCACAACGACAAGGGCGAAGCCGTCAACCGCACCCGGGGCATCGCGCACCTGGGCGGCGCCACGCTCGACAACGAGGAGAACTACCTCATCAAGAAGCTCTTCACCGCTGGGCTCGGCATCGTCCAGGTGGAGAACCAGGCCCGAATATGACACTCGTCCACGGTGCCCGGTCTGGGCATCTCGTTCGGCCGGGGCGGTGCCACCACGTTCCAGCAGGATCTGGCGAACGCGGACTGCATCGTCATCATGGGCAGCAACATGGCCGAGTGTCACCCGGTGGGCTTCCAGTGGGTGATGGAGGCCCGTGAGCGCGGCGCCACCCTCATCCATGTGGATCCGCGCTTCACGCGCACCAGCGCCATGGCGGATGTGCACGTGCCCATCCGGCCGGGCTCGGACATCGCGTTCCTCGGTGGCCTCATCCACTACATCCTGGAGAACGAGCGCTACTTCCACGACTACGTCGTCCACTACACCAACGCGCCCGCCATCCTCCGCGAGGACTTCCAGGACGCCGAGGACCTCGACGGCCTCTTCAGCGGCTATGACCCGGAGACGGGCAAGTACGGGCCGCACACCTGGCAGTACGAGGACATGGACGGCGTGGTGCCCGCCGCGGGCCACAAGGAGCTCTTCAGCGAGCCGGGCGCAGGTGGTCACGGCAAGGTGCGCGGCAAGCACATCACCGAGGTGCCCCGGGACAAGACGCTCCAGCACCCGCGCTGCGTCTTCCAGGTGCTCAAGCGCCACTACGCGCGCTACACGCCGGACGTCGTCTCACGCATCTGCGGCGTGCCCAGGGAGCTCTTCCTGAAGGTGGCGCAGACGCTCTGCGACAACTCGGGGCGCGAGCGCACCAGTGCCTTCTGCTACGCGGTGGGCTGGACGCAGCACTCGGTGGGCGTGCAGTACATCCGCGCCGCCGCCATCGTCCAGCTGCTGCTCGGCAACATCGGCCGGCCCGGCGGCGGCATCATGGCCCTGCGCGGCCACGCCTCCATCCAGGGCTCCAGCGACATCCCCACCCTCTACAACCTGCTGCCCGGCTACATCCCCATGCCGCACGCGCCGGATGCGCAGCGGCTCGACAAGTACCTGCACAACAACGAGTCCGCCAGCGGCTGGTGGAGCCAGTTCCCCAAGTACGTCGTCTCGCTCCTCAAGGCGTACTACGGCGACGCCGCGACGAAGAAGAACGAGTGGGGCTTCCACTGGATACCCAAGCTCACCGGTGACCACTCGCACATGACGACGGTGGCCAACATGGCCGATGGCCAGGTGAAGGGCTACTTCGTCATGGGCGAGAACCCCGTGGTGGGCTCGATGAACGGCGCCCTCCAGCGCAAGGGTTTGCAGAAGCTCGAGTGGCTGGTGGTGAGCGATCTCACCCTCACCGAGACGGCCGAGTTCTGGCGCACCGCCCCCGAGGTGGTCCGCGGCGACGTGCGCCCCCAGGACATCCAAACCGAGGTCTTCTTCATCCCGGCCGCCGCGCACACGGAGAAGGAAGGCACCTTCACCAACACCCAGCGCCTGCTGCAATGGCGCCACAAGGCAGTGGAGTCTCCCGGCGAGGCGCGCAGTGACCTGTCCTTCATCTTCGAGCTGGGGCGGCGGCTGAAGAAGCTCTACGCGGACTCGAAGGAGGAGAAGGATCGTCCCATCCAGGCCCTGACGTGGGACTACCCGACGAAGGGACCGCGCGAGGAGCCCGACGCCGAGGCCGTGCTGAAGGAGATCAACGGCTACACGGTGGCGGACGGCAAGCTGTTGCCCGGCTTCGCGGAGCTGAAGGACGACGGCTCCACCGCGAGCGGCTGCTGGCTGTACTCGGGGTGCTTCGCGGACGGGGTGAACCAGACAGCGCGCCGCAAGCCGGGCCGCGAGCAGACGTGGGTGGCCTCCGAGTGGGGCTGGGCATGGCCGGCCAACCGGCGCATCCTCTACAACCGCGCCTCGGCGGACCCCGAGGGCCGCCCCTGGAGCGAGCGCAAGAAGTACGTCTGGTGGGACGCGCGGCAGGGCAGGTGGACGGGCGAGGACGTGCCGGACTTCATCGCGGACCGTCCGCCCTCGTACCGGGCGAAGAAGGGCGACCAGGGACTGGACGTCATCTCCGGGGATGATCCGTTCATCATGCAGGCGGACGGGAAGGGCTGGCTGTTCGCGCCGAGCGGGATGATGGATGGCCCGCTGCCCACGCACTACGAGCCGCTGGAGTCACCAGTCCCCAACTTCCTCTACGGGCAGCAGTGCAACCCGGCGCGGCACGAGTGGCGGCGCAAGGACAATCCCATGCACCGGGCGTGGGGAGATCCGCGCTACCCGTACGTGGTCACCACGTACCGGCTCACCGAGCACCACACGGCGGGAGGCATGTCGCGCTGGCTGTCGTGGCTGAGCGAGCTGCAGCCGGAGATGTTCGTCGAGGTGTCTCCGGAGCTGGCCGAGGAGGCCGGGCTGGAGAACGGAGGCTGGTGCACGGTGTACACGGCACGCGGAGAGGTGGAGTGCCGGGTGCTGGTGACGGAGCGCATCCGGCCGCTGGAGCTCGACGGACGGCGGGTGCACCAGGTGGGGCTGCCGTACCACTGGGGCTACACGGGACGTGTGCACGGTGACAGCACGAATGACCTGATTGGCTTCACGGCGGACCCGAACGTCTCCATCCAGGAGTCCAAGGCCTTCACGTGCAACCTCCTGCCCGGGAAGAGGAGCCAGGACAGGCGCGCGGCGTTTGGCTGGGAGCCCTGGCCGCTGCCCCCGGGCGTGGTGGAAACGCCGAGGGACCTGGAGGGCGTCGGCCCGCCCGAGCAACCGCCGCAGGATAAGGAGTAA
- a CDS encoding 4Fe-4S dicluster domain-containing protein, with the protein MGQKGFFTDTTLCIGCKACEVACKQWNQLPDDGFQLTGMSYDNTGHLGSSSWRHVAFVERPVPLPTQTVGLLDFSWLMASDVCKHCQRAGCLEACPTGAIIRTEFDTVYVQPDVCNGCGYCVAACPFGVVDRREDDGRAWKCTLCYDRLGEDMTPACAKHCPTASIQFGDVDELRERAQRRVEQLHEKGLEQAYLYGADAENQPGTGGLNAFFLLVDKPEVYNLPPDPVVPTMKGREAWVSAGWGALGMAVVALGAVLLGREVVRG; encoded by the coding sequence ATGGGACAGAAGGGCTTCTTCACCGACACCACGCTGTGCATCGGCTGCAAGGCGTGTGAGGTGGCCTGCAAGCAGTGGAACCAGCTGCCGGATGATGGCTTCCAGCTCACCGGCATGTCGTACGACAACACGGGGCACCTGGGTTCGTCGTCCTGGAGGCACGTGGCCTTCGTCGAGCGGCCGGTGCCGCTGCCCACGCAGACGGTGGGACTGCTGGACTTCTCGTGGTTGATGGCCTCGGACGTGTGCAAGCACTGCCAGCGGGCGGGGTGCCTGGAGGCGTGCCCCACGGGCGCCATCATCCGCACCGAGTTCGACACCGTGTACGTGCAACCGGACGTGTGCAACGGCTGCGGCTACTGCGTGGCGGCGTGCCCCTTCGGGGTGGTGGACAGGCGCGAGGATGATGGGCGCGCGTGGAAGTGCACGCTCTGCTACGACCGGCTGGGCGAGGACATGACGCCCGCGTGTGCCAAGCACTGCCCCACGGCGTCCATCCAATTCGGTGACGTGGACGAGCTGCGCGAGCGGGCCCAGCGCCGGGTGGAGCAGTTGCATGAGAAGGGATTGGAGCAGGCGTACCTGTACGGCGCGGACGCGGAGAATCAGCCGGGCACGGGAGGGCTGAATGCCTTCTTCCTGCTGGTGGACAAGCCCGAGGTCTACAACCTGCCGCCGGATCCGGTGGTGCCAACGATGAAGGGCCGGGAGGCGTGGGTGTCGGCGGGATGGGGAGCGCTGGGCATGGCGGTGGTGGCGCTCGGGGCGGTGCTGCTTGGACGGGAGGTGGTGCGTGGGTGA
- the nrfD gene encoding NrfD/PsrC family molybdoenzyme membrane anchor subunit, with amino-acid sequence MGDIRPEDLEKRRDGRNIDSRLGELSGEGAQQRVKDTDEANPSRALLRTRPSHSGVDAESPSYYGQPALKEPVWIWSIPLYFYVGGASGAASLLGAVAEAVGGEGLRKLGHRCRWVGAAGDIVSSGLLIHDLGRPERFLNMLRVFRPTSPMSVGSWVLVGSGAMNTASVLFAGRRGWRGRVGDGAAVAAGLLGLPLAGYTAVLLANTAVPVWQATRKSLPLLFMSSAVAGAGSLLELLPHASHEAKVLHLFSTMGKVGELMAGVAVQHEASGLEVLERPLKQGVSGTLWKAARVCAAASLALGLWPGRRKWMKVAGALLGTAGAIATRFAVFRAGKASAKDPQATFQPQREGMGAAEVTGHTHASDGKPLKFPLPVLREGPRRPERPEAASGAWEPESPVP; translated from the coding sequence GTGGGTGACATCCGGCCCGAGGACCTGGAGAAGCGGCGGGACGGACGCAACATCGACTCGCGGCTGGGAGAGCTGTCCGGCGAGGGCGCGCAGCAGCGGGTGAAGGACACGGACGAGGCCAATCCCTCTCGCGCGCTGTTGCGGACAAGGCCCTCGCACTCGGGGGTGGACGCGGAGTCGCCGAGCTATTACGGGCAGCCGGCCCTCAAGGAGCCGGTGTGGATCTGGAGCATCCCGCTGTACTTCTACGTGGGCGGCGCGTCGGGAGCGGCGAGCCTGCTGGGCGCGGTGGCGGAGGCGGTGGGCGGCGAGGGGCTGAGGAAGCTGGGCCACCGGTGCCGGTGGGTGGGCGCGGCGGGAGACATCGTGAGCTCGGGGCTGCTCATCCATGACCTGGGGCGGCCCGAGCGCTTCCTGAACATGCTGCGGGTGTTCCGTCCCACGTCGCCGATGAGCGTGGGCTCCTGGGTGCTGGTGGGCTCGGGGGCGATGAACACGGCGTCGGTGCTGTTCGCGGGCCGGCGCGGGTGGAGGGGACGCGTGGGGGATGGCGCCGCGGTGGCGGCGGGGCTGCTCGGGCTGCCGCTCGCGGGGTACACGGCGGTGCTGCTCGCGAACACGGCGGTGCCCGTCTGGCAGGCCACGCGCAAGTCCCTGCCGTTGTTGTTCATGTCCTCGGCGGTGGCGGGCGCGGGGAGCCTGCTGGAGTTGCTGCCACACGCGAGCCACGAGGCGAAGGTGCTCCACCTGTTCAGCACGATGGGCAAGGTGGGCGAGCTGATGGCGGGAGTCGCGGTGCAGCACGAGGCCTCGGGCCTGGAGGTGCTGGAGCGGCCGCTGAAGCAGGGGGTGTCTGGGACGCTGTGGAAGGCGGCCCGGGTGTGCGCCGCGGCGTCGCTCGCGCTGGGCCTGTGGCCGGGGCGGCGCAAGTGGATGAAGGTGGCGGGAGCGCTGCTCGGCACGGCGGGAGCGATTGCCACGCGCTTCGCGGTGTTCCGCGCGGGCAAGGCGTCGGCGAAGGATCCGCAGGCCACGTTCCAGCCGCAGCGCGAGGGAATGGGTGCCGCGGAGGTGACGGGACACACGCACGCATCGGACGGGAAGCCCTTGAAGTTCCCGCTGCCGGTGCTGCGCGAGGGGCCGAGGAGGCCAGAGCGGCCCGAGGCGGCGAGCGGAGCCTGGGAGCCGGAAAGCCCCGTGCCCTGA
- a CDS encoding FAD-binding oxidoreductase produces MSTRATSIWGWGYADKFPDTGTRRSLAEHVSPLLGGPSLEPHEPATALRLPSPRVAPPASLAALCSVDEADRAAHTYGKGYGDLVRGFHGDFSSAPDFVARPRSEEDVRAIMDWCGDHHVALIPFGGGTSVVRGVEAAIGQGFRGAVSLDLRRLDRVIEVDPISRSARIQAGATGPVLESQLASHGFTLRHFPQSFEFSTLGGWIATRAGGHFATLYTHIDDLVQSTRMLTPRGLYETRRLPASGAGPAPDRLVLGSEGTLGVITEAWVRLQSRPRFRASASVHFSEFDAAVRAVRELSQSGLHPSNCRLLDAQESFLNGVAGDGSCVLVLAFESADHPLHAWMERALAITASHGGECREGARYRSDEPGAQSRASGAAESWRSAFIEAPYLQNVMVSLGVIADTFETACTWDRFDSLHGAILEAVRGALERICGGGTVSCRFTHVYPDGPAPYYTFLGPAKRGGELEQWMALKQAASEAISAHGGTITHHHAVGRLHRPWYDRERPEPFALALKAVKGALDPQGILNPGVLVGP; encoded by the coding sequence ATGAGCACTCGCGCGACGAGCATCTGGGGCTGGGGTTACGCGGACAAGTTCCCCGACACCGGGACACGCCGGTCCCTCGCGGAACACGTCTCCCCGCTCCTCGGAGGCCCCTCGCTGGAGCCCCACGAGCCCGCCACCGCCCTGCGTCTCCCGAGCCCCCGTGTCGCTCCGCCCGCGTCCCTCGCGGCCCTGTGCTCGGTGGACGAGGCGGACCGCGCCGCGCACACCTATGGCAAGGGTTATGGGGACCTCGTGCGCGGCTTCCACGGTGACTTCTCCTCCGCGCCCGACTTCGTCGCCCGTCCCCGCTCCGAGGAGGACGTGCGCGCCATCATGGATTGGTGCGGAGACCACCACGTGGCCCTCATCCCCTTCGGCGGAGGCACCAGCGTCGTGCGTGGTGTCGAGGCCGCCATTGGCCAGGGCTTCCGTGGCGCCGTGTCCCTGGATCTGCGCCGCCTGGACCGGGTCATCGAGGTGGACCCCATCTCGCGCTCGGCCCGCATCCAGGCAGGCGCCACCGGGCCCGTGCTCGAGTCCCAGCTCGCCTCGCATGGCTTCACCCTGCGCCACTTCCCCCAGTCCTTCGAGTTCTCCACGCTCGGCGGGTGGATCGCCACGCGCGCCGGTGGCCACTTCGCCACGCTCTACACGCACATCGACGACCTGGTGCAGTCCACCCGCATGCTCACCCCGCGGGGCCTCTACGAGACGCGCCGCCTACCCGCCTCGGGCGCTGGTCCCGCTCCGGACAGGCTCGTGCTCGGCTCCGAGGGCACGCTCGGCGTCATCACCGAGGCCTGGGTGCGGCTCCAGTCCCGCCCCCGCTTCCGCGCCAGTGCCAGCGTCCACTTCTCCGAGTTCGACGCCGCCGTGCGCGCCGTCCGTGAGCTCTCGCAGTCCGGCCTCCATCCTTCCAATTGCAGGCTTCTCGATGCGCAGGAGTCCTTCCTCAACGGTGTCGCCGGGGATGGTTCCTGTGTGCTCGTGCTCGCCTTCGAGTCCGCGGATCATCCGCTGCACGCGTGGATGGAGCGCGCGCTCGCCATCACCGCCTCCCACGGTGGCGAGTGCCGCGAGGGTGCCCGCTACCGCTCCGATGAGCCGGGGGCCCAGTCTCGTGCCAGTGGAGCCGCCGAGAGCTGGCGCTCGGCCTTCATTGAAGCGCCGTACCTGCAGAACGTCATGGTGAGCCTCGGCGTCATCGCGGATACCTTCGAGACGGCGTGTACGTGGGACCGGTTCGACTCGCTCCACGGCGCCATCCTCGAGGCCGTGCGCGGGGCCCTCGAGCGCATCTGCGGCGGCGGGACCGTGAGCTGCCGCTTCACCCACGTCTACCCGGACGGGCCCGCGCCCTATTACACGTTCCTCGGCCCCGCCAAGCGTGGCGGCGAGTTGGAGCAATGGATGGCCCTCAAGCAGGCCGCCAGTGAGGCCATTTCCGCGCACGGCGGCACTATTACGCACCACCACGCCGTGGGACGGCTCCACCGCCCCTGGTACGACCGCGAGCGCCCCGAGCCCTTTGCTCTCGCCTTGAAGGCCGTGAAGGGCGCTCTCGACCCACAAGGCATTCTCAACCCGGGCGTCCTCGTGGGGCCGTGA
- a CDS encoding SDR family NAD(P)-dependent oxidoreductase, with the protein MKGLAGKVALVTGGSSGIGLAAARELGRAGAKVALVGRGRERGEAAERALREEGVEALYVQADMGRSEDVKRMVEAVVGRWDRLDVAVNNAALGDMLLAPLTELPEEEFDRVLGVDLKGVWLCMKYEIPAMLKGGRGAIVNVSSINGLAGTPMGSAYTAAKHGMHGLSKTAAMEFGRQGIRVNVVCPGAHRTPMLEAMFEKITPGEPRKAEEQYYLPRIPMGRIGEPEECGKAIAWLLSEEASYVNGCVMTVDGGIMAGL; encoded by the coding sequence ATGAAGGGACTTGCGGGAAAGGTGGCGCTGGTGACGGGGGGCAGCTCGGGGATCGGGCTGGCGGCGGCGAGGGAGTTGGGGAGGGCGGGGGCGAAGGTGGCGCTGGTGGGCCGGGGGAGGGAGCGGGGCGAGGCGGCGGAGCGGGCGCTGAGGGAGGAGGGGGTGGAGGCGCTCTACGTGCAGGCGGACATGGGGCGGAGCGAGGACGTGAAGCGGATGGTGGAGGCGGTGGTGGGGAGGTGGGATCGGCTGGACGTGGCGGTGAACAACGCGGCGTTGGGGGACATGCTGCTGGCGCCGCTGACGGAGCTGCCCGAGGAGGAGTTCGATCGGGTGCTGGGGGTGGATCTCAAGGGCGTGTGGCTGTGCATGAAGTACGAGATTCCGGCGATGTTGAAGGGGGGGAGGGGGGCGATCGTGAACGTGTCGTCGATCAACGGGCTGGCGGGGACGCCGATGGGGTCGGCGTACACGGCGGCGAAGCACGGGATGCACGGGCTGAGCAAGACGGCGGCGATGGAGTTCGGGCGGCAGGGAATCCGGGTGAACGTGGTGTGCCCGGGAGCGCACCGCACGCCGATGCTGGAGGCGATGTTCGAGAAGATCACGCCGGGCGAGCCGAGGAAGGCGGAGGAGCAGTACTACCTGCCGAGGATTCCGATGGGGCGCATTGGCGAGCCGGAGGAGTGCGGCAAGGCCATCGCGTGGCTGTTGTCGGAGGAGGCGTCGTACGTGAATGGCTGCGTGATGACGGTGGACGGGGGGATCATGGCGGGGCTGTAG
- a CDS encoding serine/threonine-protein kinase, translating to MSSEAGPDKSADLRTTLEPSVQRREAGADSLLGTSIGSFRLTRKLGHGGMGAVYLGEHVDIGSRVAIKVLHGRLAGSPQVLRRFHMEARAVNLIGHENIVNIIDINPAPPRPYLVMEYLEGEPLSALLARGPVRAEIAVALLAQVCDALQATHARGIVHRDLKPENLFLLQRGHGPAFVKVLDFGIAKLLDSEEDERGTDTQEGAIIGSADYMAPEQSRGEALDGRADLYALGVIAYQLVTGRLPFVERSLTALLLAHQTKQPISPTSLCPDVPPALSSVILRALAKEPGDRFQSASTMRGALQVALDMVRSPAGPSRTPPPIGPFAIRPALALPVLVTAQPGAAAEQLTCTDLTRGGMFLCTDQALPPLLSRVVAALEHPDGELTCECEVVRHVQPEEARAWGMAAGFGVQFVEPSVSFKAAVAHLMLGQPLNTLRPPMDPAAEAEVEQVLAPYRERGTEDLYAFLALPPDTGCEELRVRARRACSALERLRERPISPALRAKVETVLDRVRKASETLSQPQRRAAYDAERGNFQGVARCLAAGLTATQLEELRRDFLARRPHAQGPLRVHLATAQAHQQAGLLSHAREAYERALILDPLSLELHKQYLAVCRALGTSGRPGPGSGGKVNIA from the coding sequence ATGTCCAGCGAAGCAGGCCCAGACAAGTCCGCAGATCTGCGCACGACGCTCGAGCCCTCGGTTCAACGCCGGGAGGCGGGAGCGGACTCGCTGCTGGGGACGAGCATCGGCAGCTTCCGGCTCACCCGCAAGCTGGGCCACGGAGGCATGGGCGCGGTGTACCTCGGCGAGCACGTGGACATTGGCAGCCGCGTGGCCATCAAGGTGCTGCACGGACGGCTGGCCGGCTCGCCCCAGGTGCTGCGCCGCTTCCACATGGAGGCGCGCGCCGTCAACCTGATCGGCCACGAGAACATCGTCAACATCATCGACATCAACCCCGCGCCGCCCCGGCCCTACCTCGTCATGGAGTACCTGGAAGGCGAGCCGCTCTCCGCGCTGCTGGCCCGAGGGCCCGTGCGCGCCGAGATCGCCGTGGCCCTGCTCGCCCAGGTGTGTGACGCCCTGCAGGCCACGCACGCGCGCGGCATCGTCCACAGGGATCTCAAGCCCGAGAACCTCTTCCTGCTGCAGCGCGGCCACGGCCCGGCCTTCGTGAAGGTGCTCGACTTCGGCATCGCCAAGCTGCTCGACAGCGAGGAGGACGAGCGCGGCACCGACACGCAGGAGGGTGCCATCATCGGCTCGGCCGACTACATGGCGCCGGAGCAGTCGCGCGGCGAGGCCCTGGATGGCCGGGCCGACCTCTACGCCCTGGGCGTCATCGCCTACCAGCTCGTCACCGGGCGGCTGCCCTTCGTCGAGCGCTCCCTCACCGCGCTGCTGCTCGCCCACCAGACGAAGCAGCCCATCTCCCCCACCTCGCTGTGCCCGGATGTGCCGCCCGCGCTCTCCAGCGTCATCCTGCGCGCGCTCGCCAAGGAGCCCGGGGACCGCTTCCAGAGCGCCTCGACGATGCGCGGCGCGCTCCAGGTGGCGCTCGACATGGTGCGCTCGCCGGCCGGCCCCTCGCGCACGCCGCCACCCATCGGCCCCTTCGCCATCCGCCCCGCCCTCGCCCTGCCCGTGCTGGTGACGGCGCAGCCCGGCGCCGCGGCCGAGCAGCTCACGTGCACGGACCTGACGCGCGGAGGCATGTTCCTGTGCACGGACCAGGCCCTGCCGCCGCTGCTCTCCCGGGTGGTGGCGGCGCTGGAGCACCCGGACGGGGAGCTCACGTGCGAGTGCGAGGTGGTGCGGCACGTGCAGCCCGAGGAGGCGCGGGCCTGGGGCATGGCCGCCGGTTTCGGCGTGCAATTCGTGGAGCCCTCCGTGTCCTTCAAGGCGGCGGTGGCGCACCTGATGCTGGGGCAACCGCTCAACACGCTGCGTCCGCCGATGGACCCGGCCGCCGAGGCCGAGGTGGAGCAGGTGCTCGCGCCCTACCGTGAGCGCGGCACGGAGGACCTCTACGCCTTCCTCGCGCTGCCACCGGACACGGGGTGTGAGGAGTTGAGGGTGCGTGCGCGCCGGGCGTGCAGTGCGCTGGAGCGGCTGCGCGAGCGTCCCATCTCCCCCGCGCTGCGGGCCAAGGTGGAGACGGTGCTGGACCGGGTGCGCAAGGCGTCCGAGACGCTCAGCCAGCCACAGCGCCGGGCCGCCTATGACGCCGAGCGGGGCAACTTCCAGGGCGTGGCGCGCTGCCTGGCCGCGGGGCTCACCGCCACCCAGTTGGAGGAATTGCGCCGCGACTTCCTGGCCCGGCGGCCGCATGCGCAGGGGCCGCTGCGGGTGCACCTCGCCACGGCGCAGGCCCACCAGCAGGCCGGGCTGCTCTCCCACGCGCGCGAGGCCTACGAGCGGGCCCTCATCCTGGATCCGCTGTCGCTGGAGTTGCACAAGCAGTACCTCGCCGTGTGCCGGGCACTGGGCACCTCCGGACGTCCGGGCCCCGGCTCCGGTGGCAAGGTGAACATCGCCTGA